The Bacteroidota bacterium sequence TTTTATCCTGAAGATAAATAGTCTCCACTCCTAAACTTCTGTAATAATCAGCTAAAGCACTATCTCCCTGAAAACTTTCTCTGCGATATGTCCCCAATAAAATACTGGCATCTTCTGCACTTGCTATAAGACTGTAATGATATGATGCTGAACTCCAGTCTGACTCAACAGCAATAGGCTGATCAGAATATATTTTTCCGTTATTAATCGAAATAATCTTCTTGTCCATGCTGGCATATATCCCAACTTTTTGTAAAAGCTGAATGCTCATGTTAATATATGGGAGAGAAACAACTTTTCCTTTTAGGGCTATTTTTAACCCTTTTTCCATTGTTGGAGCTATAAGCATTAAAGCCGTGATAAACTGCGAGCTAATCCCCGAGTTTAGGGTGATTTTTCCTCCCTGAAGCTTTTTCCCCTTAATTTTTAAGGGAGGGTATCCTTTGTCTTCTGTATATTCAATATCTGCACCAATACTTTTTAAGGCTTCAACAAGTTCACCTATAGGGCGTTGCTTCATCCTTTCTGATCCGGTAAGAATAACTTCCCGTCCTTCCTGTACCGATAGATATGCTGTTAGGAAGCGCATGGCTGTGCCTGCCATGCCTATATTTATTTCATCTCCGTTGTTGCTTAGTGCCGCAAGCATTAAAGATGTGTCTTTAGAATTTGAAAGATTTTCTATCTTGAATTTATCTTCAGAAAGTGCCTGTAAGATCAACAATCTGTTAGATTCACTTTTAGAGCCTCCAACCTGAATTTCTCCTTTCAGACTTTTATTTTTTCCTTCTAACTTTATCATATATAAAAAAATATAGGTCGGCAAATATAAGCCAAAACTAATGTTTAGATAATAATATTAATTGTTTTTTATGCAGTTGATAATTAAGTCTAAGCTTTCATTACCTGCATGGTCGCCGACAAAACTTATAACTTCAA is a genomic window containing:
- a CDS encoding 3-phosphoshikimate 1-carboxyvinyltransferase: MIKLEGKNKSLKGEIQVGGSKSESNRLLILQALSEDKFKIENLSNSKDTSLMLAALSNNGDEINIGMAGTAMRFLTAYLSVQEGREVILTGSERMKQRPIGELVEALKSIGADIEYTEDKGYPPLKIKGKKLQGGKITLNSGISSQFITALMLIAPTMEKGLKIALKGKVVSLPYINMSIQLLQKVGIYASMDKKIISINNGKIYSDQPIAVESDWSSASYHYSLIASAEDASILLGTYRRESFQGDSALADYYRSLGVETIYLQDKIRLQKAPIFEKPDLIEFDLNQQPDIAQTIAVSCFNLGIACKLTGLETLRIKETDRLFALKTELEKLGASVVITDSSLSLSASEKIVSGVRIDTYDDHRMAMAFAPLAMKSEVFIENPDVVEKSYPDFWDHLNKLGIKTERK